Proteins from one Oscillatoria nigro-viridis PCC 7112 genomic window:
- a CDS encoding leucyl aminopeptidase yields MEFLVTDTPRSVWTGDALAIGLFEDALELTGDLAQLDEKLAGTLKELLLEVDFKGKVGTSAITRVGGNNPIRKIAIVGLGKTEDLKLDTVRQAAGVCAKLAKKEKCKTLGISFPVWKNAPDSTASAIAEGVELSLNQDNRFKSEPEDKSPQLEQIHLLGFAGTESAIARARQITAGVILARELVAAPANFVTPITMAETAQSLAAECGLELKILEREDCEKLGMGAFLGVALASDLPPKFIHLTYKPEGTPRRKIAIVGKGLTFDSGGLNIKGAGSGIEMMKIDMGGAAATLGAAKAIGHIKPDVEVHFISAVTENMISGRALRPGDILTASNGKTIEVNNTDAEGRLTLADALVFADKLGVDAIVDLATLTGACVIALGDEIAGLWSPQDSVAAEIVAASELAGEKFWRMPMEEKYFEGLKALHADMKNTGPRPGGSITAALFLKQFVKDTAWAHLDIAGPVWTDKENGYNGPGATGFGVRTLVHWALGGA; encoded by the coding sequence ATGGAATTTCTAGTCACCGATACGCCCCGCTCTGTTTGGACAGGAGACGCCCTGGCAATTGGTCTATTTGAGGACGCCCTGGAACTCACGGGCGATCTGGCACAATTAGATGAAAAGCTTGCAGGCACTTTGAAAGAGCTGCTACTGGAAGTAGATTTTAAGGGCAAAGTGGGCACGAGCGCCATCACCCGCGTCGGCGGCAATAATCCCATTCGCAAAATTGCGATCGTCGGTTTGGGCAAAACAGAGGACTTAAAATTAGACACCGTGCGGCAAGCTGCGGGCGTTTGCGCCAAGTTAGCCAAAAAAGAGAAATGCAAAACCCTCGGAATTAGCTTTCCGGTGTGGAAAAACGCGCCGGATTCTACAGCAAGCGCCATCGCCGAAGGTGTAGAACTCTCCCTGAATCAAGACAACCGTTTCAAATCGGAACCGGAAGACAAAAGCCCGCAACTCGAACAAATTCATTTGCTCGGTTTTGCCGGTACCGAAAGTGCGATCGCCCGCGCCCGCCAAATCACTGCCGGAGTCATTTTAGCACGGGAATTAGTCGCAGCGCCGGCAAATTTTGTCACCCCGATTACCATGGCAGAAACTGCTCAAAGTCTGGCTGCCGAATGCGGTTTAGAATTAAAAATATTGGAGCGGGAAGACTGTGAAAAACTAGGAATGGGAGCCTTTCTCGGCGTGGCTCTAGCATCTGATTTACCACCAAAATTCATCCATTTGACTTACAAACCAGAAGGCACACCGCGCCGCAAAATAGCAATTGTGGGCAAAGGATTGACCTTTGATTCTGGGGGTTTGAACATCAAAGGCGCCGGCAGCGGCATTGAAATGATGAAAATAGATATGGGCGGCGCTGCGGCTACTTTGGGAGCGGCAAAGGCGATCGGACACATCAAACCCGATGTGGAAGTTCACTTTATCAGCGCCGTCACTGAAAACATGATCAGCGGTCGCGCCCTGCGGCCTGGAGACATCCTTACAGCTTCCAACGGCAAAACAATTGAAGTCAACAATACCGACGCTGAAGGTCGTTTAACCCTGGCTGATGCTTTGGTATTTGCTGATAAATTGGGAGTTGACGCGATTGTCGATTTAGCAACTCTAACCGGGGCCTGCGTAATTGCTTTAGGCGACGAGATCGCGGGTTTGTGGAGTCCTCAAGATAGCGTCGCCGCCGAAATAGTCGCCGCCTCAGAATTGGCAGGCGAAAAATTTTGGCGAATGCCGATGGAAGAAAAATATTTTGAGGGCTTGAAAGCATTGCACGCCGACATGAAAAACACAGGCCCGCGTCCCGGCGGTTCGATTACGGCGGCGCTATTTTTGAAGCAGTTTGTAAAGGATACTGCATGGGCGCATTTAGATATTGCCGGCCCGGTTTGGACTGACAAAGAAAATGGCTACAACGGCCCTGGGGCTACCGGTTTTGGAGTTCGGACTTTGGTGCATTGGGCGCTGGGCGGTGCTTAA
- a CDS encoding pentapeptide repeat-containing protein, producing the protein MKLRQLAALLFALTIFIFPRPALAQSKYYAPPLSFSNAELTRRDFSGQMLRAAEFSNANMDLTNFSNADLRGAIMSASVMTQANLHGANLTNAMIDQVKFTNADLSDAILAETILLRSTFDGVDITGADFTDAIMDGSQVKELCTKATGINSQTGISTRDSLGCR; encoded by the coding sequence ATGAAACTCCGGCAACTAGCTGCATTGCTATTCGCGTTAACTATCTTCATCTTCCCGCGGCCAGCCCTGGCTCAATCTAAATATTACGCTCCTCCGCTGTCCTTTAGCAATGCCGAACTGACAAGACGCGATTTTTCCGGTCAAATGCTGCGGGCCGCTGAGTTTTCTAACGCTAATATGGACTTGACTAATTTTTCTAATGCCGATTTGCGGGGAGCAATTATGAGCGCTTCGGTAATGACTCAGGCGAATTTGCACGGCGCCAATTTAACTAATGCAATGATAGATCAAGTTAAATTTACTAATGCCGATTTAAGCGATGCAATTTTAGCGGAAACGATTTTGCTTCGTTCTACTTTTGACGGAGTTGATATCACCGGCGCTGACTTTACCGACGCAATTATGGACGGATCGCAAGTTAAAGAATTGTGTACAAAGGCAACCGGGATTAATTCTCAAACTGGGATTTCTACTCGCGATTCTTTGGGATGCCGCTGA
- a CDS encoding phage holin family protein — protein sequence MLSFFLTWIVAAVSLVITAYIVPGISVVSFPAAMLAAVVIGLVNAVVRPILTLLTLPLTIITLGLFLFVVNAISLSLASWLAGAFSIGFVVNGFWPALFGSIVLSFVSGLIGRFVNANTLAQ from the coding sequence ATGCTAAGTTTTTTCTTAACTTGGATAGTAGCAGCGGTTTCGCTGGTCATTACAGCTTACATTGTACCAGGTATTTCGGTGGTGAGCTTTCCGGCGGCGATGCTGGCTGCTGTTGTTATCGGATTGGTGAACGCGGTTGTCAGACCGATTCTTACATTGCTGACGCTGCCTTTGACCATTATTACTTTAGGTTTGTTTTTGTTTGTTGTGAATGCAATTTCGCTTTCCCTGGCTTCGTGGTTGGCGGGTGCGTTCAGTATCGGCTTTGTGGTTAACGGTTTTTGGCCGGCTTTGTTTGGTTCCATTGTGCTGTCATTCGTTTCTGGGTTAATCGGTCGATTTGTGAATGCCAATACTTTGGCTCAGTAA
- a CDS encoding PAS domain S-box protein, whose translation MQEQLTIFFSTLAVSSTLACNVVPELRLYAVFDSLTALAYCSIALCLVYFTRQGSHRKIFRLFAVVFFAWGAAKLTEVWTLWHSIYWLSVTLKAASALISWLLAATALALMPKALAESGFNQREKFQQQSLKQVEENQPQHYIEKGELAKQSIDLYPSDTIVDGTLALNSLNEQLEKEIADRQRVEEKLQLTQFAIDRSADAIFWIGADGKFLYVNDAACSSLGYSTAELLSMTVHDINPDFPQTAWSLHWKVLKRCGSVNIEVHHLTKYGRIFPVEITIDHLEFNGKEYQCAFARDISERKRIEAALREREEEFRSLVSSIPGAVYRCSAAGRASLTFISSGIEAISGYPAANFMQKPVQAFPSIVHPQDAEYIDKTIDRAIKTKQPYIIEYRLIHCDGNVRWVVEKGQALFNADGEVLSLNGAIFDITERKAAEDALRLSEAIANNRAQQLEIALKELRETQAHLIHTEKMSSLGQMVAGVAHEINNPVSFIYGNISYASQYIRDLLQLVELYQKHYPEPAVEIQQCIDNIDLEFLTEDLLKILSSMKMGADRIREIVLSLRNFSRLDDSVKKPTNLHEGIDNTLLILHNKLRARGDYPEIKVIKDYGKIPLIECYAGQLNQVFMNLLSNSIDALEDACNQKRRAAVSNDWEPTISIRTEALNENSICIRISDNAIGMTEDVRSRLFDPFFTTKPMGKGTGLGLAISYRIVAEKHAGALSCRSTVGEGTEFAIEIPV comes from the coding sequence ATGCAAGAACAATTAACAATTTTTTTTTCAACACTTGCTGTATCTTCTACACTCGCCTGCAACGTGGTGCCGGAGTTGCGGCTGTACGCTGTTTTTGACTCGCTGACGGCACTGGCTTATTGCTCGATCGCCCTATGTTTAGTTTATTTTACCCGCCAAGGTTCTCACCGCAAGATTTTCCGGCTGTTTGCCGTTGTTTTTTTTGCCTGGGGCGCTGCTAAATTGACGGAAGTTTGGACGCTTTGGCATTCCATATATTGGCTGTCGGTAACTCTCAAAGCTGCAAGTGCTTTGATTTCTTGGCTTTTAGCCGCAACCGCCCTCGCCCTCATGCCGAAAGCACTTGCCGAGTCTGGTTTCAATCAAAGAGAAAAATTTCAACAACAGTCGTTAAAACAGGTAGAAGAAAATCAGCCCCAACATTATATAGAGAAAGGAGAATTAGCAAAACAATCGATCGATCTTTACCCTTCAGATACTATTGTCGATGGCACTTTAGCTCTCAATTCGCTTAACGAACAGTTAGAAAAAGAAATTGCCGATCGCCAGCGGGTTGAGGAAAAGTTGCAACTGACTCAGTTTGCGATCGACCGATCGGCAGATGCGATATTCTGGATCGGGGCCGACGGTAAATTTTTGTACGTCAACGACGCCGCTTGCTCTTCCTTGGGATATTCAACCGCTGAATTGCTCTCGATGACCGTGCACGACATCAATCCAGATTTTCCCCAAACTGCTTGGAGTTTGCACTGGAAAGTCTTAAAACGCTGCGGTTCGGTTAATATTGAAGTTCACCACCTCACTAAGTACGGTCGAATATTTCCGGTAGAAATTACGATCGATCATTTGGAGTTTAACGGCAAAGAATATCAGTGCGCGTTTGCTCGCGACATTAGCGAACGCAAGCGGATTGAGGCAGCTTTGCGAGAAAGAGAAGAAGAATTTAGGTCATTAGTTTCTAGCATTCCCGGTGCGGTTTACCGGTGCAGTGCTGCTGGGCGAGCGAGCTTAACATTTATCAGCAGTGGCATCGAAGCTATTTCTGGCTATCCCGCAGCTAACTTTATGCAAAAACCGGTGCAGGCTTTTCCGAGTATAGTTCATCCCCAGGACGCTGAGTATATCGATAAAACTATCGATCGGGCTATTAAAACAAAACAACCTTACATCATCGAATATCGCCTAATTCACTGCGACGGAAATGTGCGGTGGGTTGTAGAGAAAGGTCAAGCCCTTTTCAACGCAGACGGTGAAGTTTTATCCCTCAACGGCGCCATTTTTGACATAACAGAGCGCAAAGCAGCCGAGGATGCTTTGCGCCTTTCTGAGGCGATCGCCAACAACAGAGCCCAGCAGCTAGAAATCGCCCTCAAAGAACTCCGAGAAACTCAAGCTCACCTAATTCATACCGAAAAAATGTCAAGTCTCGGTCAAATGGTAGCTGGAGTAGCTCACGAAATTAATAACCCTGTCAGTTTTATCTACGGCAATATTTCCTATGCCAGCCAATATATCAGAGACTTGTTGCAGCTTGTAGAACTTTACCAAAAACACTATCCTGAGCCAGCGGTAGAAATTCAACAATGTATTGATAACATCGATTTAGAATTTTTGACAGAAGATTTGCTAAAAATATTATCTTCGATGAAAATGGGAGCAGATCGAATTCGCGAAATAGTTCTCAGCTTGCGAAATTTCTCGCGTTTAGACGACTCGGTAAAAAAGCCTACCAACCTTCACGAAGGCATAGACAATACGCTCCTAATTTTACACAACAAACTGCGCGCCAGAGGCGACTATCCCGAAATTAAAGTAATCAAAGATTACGGTAAAATTCCTTTAATTGAATGTTATGCAGGTCAGCTAAATCAAGTATTTATGAACCTGCTTAGCAACAGTATTGACGCCTTGGAAGATGCTTGCAACCAAAAAAGGCGAGCCGCGGTCAGCAACGATTGGGAACCAACTATTAGCATTCGCACAGAAGCCCTGAACGAAAATAGTATTTGCATCCGCATTTCCGATAATGCGATCGGCATGACAGAAGACGTGCGGAGCCGATTATTTGACCCCTTTTTCACTACAAAACCGATGGGAAAAGGCACTGGTTTAGGGTTAGCCATCAGTTACCGAATTGTCGCGGAAAAACACGCCGGAGCATTGAGCTGCCGTTCCACCGTAGGAGAAGGTACGGAATTTGCGATCGAGATTCCTGTATGA
- a CDS encoding transglycosylase SLT domain-containing protein, with the protein MLKRRPARFSVLISVSVCVIAIGSLVAAMKWMGFGSFQKAQQPLNAANSESQVKMLVSLSPSERSAKLVELATSQAASTNPQQEISPQSRARYLLASDLIQQGNAAKALKLLDKLEQEYPVLAAHIALKRAQAYQLSGDKGKAQKAWQELLKNYPSDPVAAEALYVLGKSKPEYWQQAITEFPGHPRSVEIAIRKLKENPNQPQLMLLVAKHGHYVKDYGTILEQLVQRNSAALKPEDWEEIAFGYWEKQDYGKGAIAYGKAPRNAKNLYRKARGLWLEGKIPESRIAYQELVREFPDAEDTGLGLIRLSRLSEPKEAIVLLDRVISKFPNYAAEALLDKSQLLDKARSGQSASETRKLLLTKYNNSDKAGELRWTIAQQFAKGGDLKSAWQWARELTTHNPDSEQAPEAAFWVGKWAQQLGRQQDAKTAFEYTILRYPESYFAWRSAVLLGWPVGDFTTVRDLSPNVVRPPQRPEPTAGSPALKELYQLGQDRDAWTLWQIEFIDRVEPSIAEQFTDGLMRVAVGDNLDGLWMVGSLRQRDKPDDRTQYLELRQQPIYWQALYPFPYLETIVKWSQERKINPVLVTALIRQESRFMPAIKSSVGATGLMQVMPETAAWVADKISLKKYSLENVDDNVKLGTWYLDHTHDEYKNNSMLAVASYNAGPNAVSDWLKRFDFSDPDAFAEKIPFPETKGYVKSVFENYWNYLRIYNPEVNQLMSEHYAAAQKKAK; encoded by the coding sequence ATGCTAAAACGACGCCCGGCCCGATTTTCTGTTTTAATCAGCGTTTCAGTTTGCGTTATTGCGATCGGCTCTTTGGTTGCTGCGATGAAATGGATGGGTTTTGGCTCGTTCCAGAAGGCCCAGCAGCCCCTGAATGCAGCGAATTCCGAATCGCAAGTCAAGATGCTGGTATCGCTGTCACCGAGCGAGCGATCGGCGAAATTAGTTGAACTCGCAACCAGTCAGGCTGCAAGTACGAACCCGCAGCAGGAAATCTCCCCTCAAAGCCGCGCCCGCTACCTGCTTGCCAGCGATTTAATCCAGCAAGGAAATGCGGCCAAAGCATTAAAGTTATTGGACAAATTAGAGCAAGAATATCCGGTTTTAGCTGCTCACATTGCCCTAAAAAGGGCCCAAGCTTACCAATTAAGCGGCGACAAAGGCAAAGCCCAAAAAGCTTGGCAGGAACTGCTCAAAAACTATCCGAGCGACCCGGTAGCAGCGGAAGCTTTATATGTTTTAGGCAAGTCAAAACCCGAATATTGGCAACAGGCAATTACTGAATTTCCCGGTCATCCCCGCAGCGTAGAAATTGCCATCCGCAAGTTAAAAGAAAATCCCAATCAGCCGCAGTTGATGCTGCTCGTAGCAAAACACGGTCATTATGTCAAAGATTACGGGACAATTTTGGAACAACTGGTGCAGCGAAACAGCGCCGCTTTGAAACCGGAAGATTGGGAAGAAATTGCCTTTGGCTATTGGGAAAAACAAGATTATGGCAAAGGAGCTATTGCTTACGGGAAAGCTCCCCGCAACGCCAAAAATCTTTACCGCAAAGCTCGCGGTTTGTGGCTGGAGGGAAAAATACCGGAATCGAGAATTGCCTATCAAGAATTAGTGCGCGAGTTTCCCGATGCCGAAGATACTGGTTTGGGTTTAATTCGGCTGTCGCGGCTGAGCGAACCGAAAGAAGCGATCGTTTTGCTCGATCGAGTTATTAGCAAATTCCCCAATTATGCCGCCGAAGCTTTGTTAGATAAATCCCAACTTCTCGACAAAGCACGCAGCGGTCAATCCGCCTCAGAAACCCGGAAGTTGCTCTTGACAAAATACAATAATTCTGATAAAGCAGGCGAATTGCGGTGGACGATCGCCCAGCAGTTTGCCAAAGGCGGAGATTTAAAATCAGCTTGGCAGTGGGCGAGAGAATTAACCACCCACAATCCCGACAGCGAACAAGCTCCAGAAGCAGCATTTTGGGTCGGAAAATGGGCACAGCAACTCGGCCGCCAACAAGACGCCAAGACTGCATTTGAGTACACTATATTACGCTATCCCGAATCATATTTTGCGTGGCGATCGGCTGTACTTCTCGGCTGGCCAGTCGGCGACTTTACCACAGTCCGAGATTTGTCTCCCAATGTAGTGCGGCCGCCTCAGCGCCCCGAACCAACTGCTGGTTCTCCTGCTTTGAAAGAACTCTATCAATTAGGTCAAGATAGAGACGCTTGGACGCTGTGGCAAATAGAATTTATCGACCGCGTAGAACCAAGTATTGCCGAACAGTTTACCGACGGTTTAATGCGAGTAGCAGTCGGAGACAATTTAGACGGTTTGTGGATGGTTGGTAGTTTGCGGCAGCGCGATAAACCAGATGATAGAACCCAATACCTGGAGCTCAGACAGCAACCGATTTATTGGCAAGCACTTTATCCTTTTCCTTACTTAGAAACCATTGTCAAATGGTCGCAAGAACGCAAAATAAATCCAGTATTAGTAACAGCATTAATCCGGCAAGAATCTCGGTTTATGCCCGCCATCAAATCATCAGTTGGCGCCACTGGTTTAATGCAAGTAATGCCGGAAACAGCAGCTTGGGTTGCTGATAAAATCAGTCTCAAAAAGTATTCATTGGAGAATGTGGACGACAACGTTAAACTCGGTACGTGGTATTTGGATCACACTCACGACGAGTACAAGAATAACTCGATGTTAGCTGTGGCGAGTTACAATGCCGGGCCGAATGCAGTATCAGATTGGTTGAAGAGGTTTGATTTTAGTGACCCGGATGCTTTTGCGGAAAAGATTCCGTTTCCTGAAACGAAAGGATACGTGAAATCGGTGTTTGAGAATTACTGGAATTATCTGCGGATTTACAATCCAGAAGTTAATCAGTTAATGAGCGAGCATTATGCGGCTGCTCAGAAAAAAGCCAAGTGA